A window of the Dyadobacter pollutisoli genome harbors these coding sequences:
- a CDS encoding acetylxylan esterase, translating to MKNRFLLTHFFFWLTIIAIHAQPVRRPIEVIVTTDHDDWTYKTGEKVQYTVYVMRNGNLVKNASIRYEIGLEKLDPTIKETKTAPDGKITIDGGTLKTPGFLRCIAWANVDGGEYRGLATAGFEPLKIQPTVSNPEDFDTFWDNAKKELATIPMDAKMTLLPERCTEKTNVYHLNLQNNRVGARVYGILSVPKKEGKYPALLRVPGAGVRAYYGDVTTADKEIITLEIGIHGIPVIMDPSVYTDMGAGVLNGYPAYNMDDKDKFYYKRVYLGCVRANDFLTSLPQYDGKNLAVTGGSQGGALSIITAGLDPRVKWLGAFYPALSDVTGYLHGRAGGWPHYFDKNGVKVNNTKEKLATIAYYDVVNFARRVKQPGYYMWGFNDETCPPTSMYSAYNVLTAPKELKLYLDTGHWTYQEERDIMNNWLIDKLKGK from the coding sequence ATGAAAAACCGATTTTTGCTTACCCATTTTTTCTTCTGGTTAACCATTATAGCCATTCATGCGCAGCCGGTCCGCAGGCCTATTGAAGTAATCGTAACGACCGATCATGACGACTGGACTTACAAAACCGGTGAAAAAGTGCAGTACACTGTTTATGTGATGCGCAACGGAAATCTCGTAAAAAATGCCTCCATACGCTACGAAATTGGTTTAGAAAAACTGGACCCGACCATTAAGGAAACTAAAACAGCTCCCGACGGCAAAATCACGATCGACGGCGGAACATTGAAAACGCCAGGCTTTCTGAGATGCATCGCCTGGGCCAATGTAGACGGCGGCGAATACCGCGGCCTGGCCACAGCAGGTTTTGAACCATTGAAAATACAACCCACCGTATCCAATCCCGAGGACTTCGACACATTTTGGGACAATGCAAAAAAAGAGCTGGCTACCATTCCGATGGACGCCAAAATGACCCTGCTTCCAGAACGCTGCACCGAAAAAACAAACGTCTACCATTTGAACCTACAAAATAACAGAGTAGGAGCGCGCGTCTACGGCATTCTCAGCGTGCCCAAGAAAGAAGGAAAATATCCCGCATTGCTACGTGTACCGGGTGCGGGCGTGCGTGCCTATTACGGGGATGTGACCACCGCCGATAAAGAAATTATCACGCTTGAAATTGGTATCCACGGAATCCCGGTCATTATGGATCCGTCCGTTTATACCGATATGGGCGCAGGGGTACTGAATGGTTATCCGGCTTACAATATGGATGATAAAGACAAATTTTACTATAAGAGAGTGTATCTGGGATGTGTGCGTGCCAACGATTTCCTGACAAGCCTTCCCCAATACGACGGTAAAAATCTGGCAGTGACCGGTGGCAGCCAGGGTGGCGCATTGTCGATCATCACGGCTGGTCTCGATCCCCGTGTGAAATGGCTTGGCGCATTCTATCCCGCATTGAGCGACGTAACGGGTTACCTGCATGGACGTGCGGGAGGTTGGCCTCATTACTTCGACAAAAACGGTGTCAAGGTGAACAACACCAAAGAGAAGCTAGCTACCATTGCCTACTATGATGTTGTGAATTTTGCAAGAAGAGTAAAACAGCCAGGCTATTATATGTGGGGTTTTAATGACGAAACTTGCCCACCGACTTCCATGTACTCCGCTTACAACGTCCTAACGGCACCGAAAGAGTTAAAACTTTACCTGGACACAGGTCACTGGACTTACCAGGAGGAAAGAGATATCATGAACAACTGGCTGATTGACAAGCTAAAAGGCAAGTAA
- the rluF gene encoding 23S rRNA pseudouridine(2604) synthase RluF: MDLTRINKFISETGFCSRREADRLVEQGRVTLNGKQAVLGDKASDADDVRVDGKPLKAKKAGVYIAFNKPVGITCTTERNVKGNIIDYIRHAGRIFPIGRLDKPSEGLIFLTSDGDIVNKILRAGNNHEKEYVVTVDKPITPEFVRKMSSGVPILDTITKKCLVKKESSYVFTIVLTQGLNRQIRRMCEYLGYKVTKLKRVRIMNVSLQNLPTGKWRDLTAEEMKEINAAVESSVKTEEGSYMPEWEE, encoded by the coding sequence TTGGATTTGACCAGAATTAACAAATTTATAAGCGAGACCGGCTTTTGTTCCAGACGCGAGGCAGACAGGCTCGTGGAGCAGGGAAGGGTCACATTGAATGGCAAGCAGGCTGTGTTGGGTGATAAAGCGTCCGACGCGGACGACGTGCGGGTGGACGGAAAGCCATTGAAAGCAAAAAAGGCAGGTGTCTACATTGCTTTCAACAAACCCGTTGGCATCACCTGTACTACCGAAAGGAATGTAAAGGGCAATATTATTGACTATATCCGCCACGCCGGACGTATTTTCCCGATCGGCCGCCTTGACAAACCTTCGGAAGGACTGATTTTCCTGACCAGTGACGGCGACATTGTGAACAAGATTTTACGGGCCGGTAACAATCACGAAAAAGAATATGTAGTAACGGTCGACAAACCGATCACACCGGAATTTGTAAGAAAAATGTCGTCGGGCGTGCCGATTCTCGATACGATTACCAAAAAGTGCTTGGTAAAAAAGGAAAGCAGCTACGTATTTACCATTGTGCTGACGCAGGGTTTGAACAGACAAATCCGGAGAATGTGCGAATACCTGGGATATAAGGTTACCAAACTGAAACGGGTGAGGATTATGAATGTGTCGCTGCAAAACCTGCCGACGGGTAAATGGCGCGATTTGACGGCTGAGGAAATGAAAGAAATCAATGCAGCGGTGGAAAGTTCGGTAAAAACCGAGGAAGGATCTTATATGCCTGAGTGGGAAGAGTAA
- a CDS encoding Gfo/Idh/MocA family protein, whose amino-acid sequence MDRRTFIEKSALAGAAFSSLPLLSALKRAAPYRTALIGTGWWGTNILRCAIQSGENKLVALCDVDENQLKVCSAEMGKLTPDKPKLYKDFREMLAKEKPEIVIVATPDHWHPLCCIAAIESGAHVYVEKPISHTIKEGRAMVNATRKHGKIVQVGTHRRVSPHNVSGMEFLKSGKAGKIGMARAFVHYGGGPGQKVANEEPPQGLDWDFYCGPAQLVPYNKTIHPRGFRGYLNFANGTLGDWGIHWLDQVLWWSEQKYPKKIYSTGGRAIRQDNTDAPDHQVAVYDFDGFTLEWEHRNFAANNAEKTHPQQAVGVYFYGTEGTFHMGWLDGWTFYPTNPNKPVIHQDAQLNKPDDQNIQQLWANFLESIKTNKPPICEIEVGQRSTNVALLGMLSYKLGRSIIWDGEKEVIEGDAEANKLLSREYRGEWKYPKV is encoded by the coding sequence ATGGATCGTAGAACCTTTATTGAAAAGTCGGCATTGGCGGGGGCGGCGTTTTCGTCCCTCCCGCTCCTCTCCGCCCTGAAACGGGCAGCACCTTACCGGACAGCATTGATCGGGACCGGCTGGTGGGGTACCAATATTCTGCGCTGCGCGATACAATCCGGTGAAAACAAACTGGTAGCATTGTGCGATGTTGATGAAAATCAACTCAAAGTTTGCTCAGCGGAAATGGGGAAACTGACGCCGGACAAGCCGAAGCTGTACAAAGATTTTCGCGAAATGCTGGCCAAGGAAAAACCGGAAATCGTAATAGTCGCGACGCCCGATCACTGGCATCCGCTCTGCTGCATCGCCGCGATCGAGTCGGGCGCGCATGTGTACGTGGAAAAACCGATCTCGCATACCATTAAAGAAGGTCGGGCGATGGTCAATGCGACGCGCAAGCATGGAAAGATCGTGCAGGTGGGAACGCATAGGCGCGTATCACCGCACAATGTTTCCGGAATGGAATTTCTCAAATCAGGAAAAGCGGGGAAAATTGGAATGGCCCGCGCATTTGTACATTATGGCGGTGGTCCTGGCCAAAAAGTAGCCAATGAAGAACCGCCGCAAGGATTGGACTGGGATTTCTATTGCGGTCCTGCCCAGTTGGTACCTTATAATAAAACCATTCATCCACGCGGTTTCCGGGGTTATCTCAATTTCGCAAACGGTACGCTAGGCGATTGGGGAATCCACTGGCTTGACCAGGTACTGTGGTGGTCGGAGCAGAAGTATCCAAAGAAAATCTATTCAACCGGTGGCCGGGCTATACGGCAGGACAATACCGACGCGCCAGACCATCAGGTAGCAGTTTACGATTTCGACGGATTTACATTAGAATGGGAACACCGCAATTTCGCGGCCAATAATGCTGAAAAAACACATCCACAGCAGGCAGTAGGTGTTTATTTTTACGGGACAGAAGGCACATTCCACATGGGCTGGCTCGACGGCTGGACATTTTATCCTACCAATCCAAACAAACCTGTCATTCACCAGGACGCTCAACTGAACAAGCCCGATGACCAGAATATTCAGCAGCTATGGGCCAATTTCCTGGAATCCATTAAAACCAACAAGCCACCGATCTGCGAAATCGAAGTAGGCCAACGCTCAACCAATGTAGCTTTGCTCGGAATGCTATCTTACAAGCTTGGCAGAAGCATTATCTGGGACGGTGAGAAAGAAGTAATCGAGGGAGATGCGGAAGCGAATAAATTGCTGAGCAGAGAGTACCGCGGGGAGTGGAAATATCCGAAGGTGTAG
- a CDS encoding serine hydrolase — protein sequence MTRFYIVCFLLCITLNGLAQQTDTLLLEKLLRSKPKLFSGILNHPQKNQVQILYTQIDRDKSNIPHFRTFSYNLDDLHYFFPASTVKLPTVIFALEKMNELNVAGLTKQSTMITGADFAKQTMVDHDSSSTSGLPSLEHYIKKILLVSDNDAYNRLYEFIGREEINERLQKHKLTTSRILNRYAVRDTEETSRHTNPVTFYQNGQSVYTQAGQFDPKNYPLNLSNTLMGKAYMDSSDRYVERPFNMANKNAFSLTDQQSVMKKLLFPEAFPASERFHLKEDDYRLIYTYMSKYPTESDYPHYDSGEFWPVYAKFLFYGADKATVPKPNVRIFNKYGDSYGFIIDNAYIVDFENKVEFMLSAVVQSNEDGVFNDDKYEYKEVCYPFMKNLGQVIYQFELSRKRKYLPDLSKFIMKY from the coding sequence ATGACCAGATTTTATATAGTTTGTTTTCTGCTTTGTATAACATTGAATGGTCTGGCGCAGCAAACGGATACCTTGTTGCTCGAAAAACTGCTGCGTAGCAAACCCAAGCTGTTTTCCGGAATTTTAAATCATCCACAGAAAAATCAGGTACAAATTCTCTACACGCAGATTGACCGGGACAAAAGCAATATTCCGCATTTCAGAACATTCAGCTACAATCTGGACGACCTGCATTATTTTTTTCCGGCCAGTACCGTGAAGCTGCCGACCGTGATTTTTGCTTTGGAAAAAATGAATGAGCTGAATGTAGCAGGCCTGACCAAGCAGAGCACGATGATCACCGGGGCAGATTTTGCCAAACAGACAATGGTTGATCATGATAGCTCTTCCACCAGCGGGCTCCCTTCATTGGAACATTATATCAAAAAAATATTGCTCGTCAGCGATAATGATGCTTACAATCGTCTGTACGAGTTCATTGGCCGCGAGGAGATTAATGAAAGACTACAAAAGCACAAGCTGACAACCAGTCGCATCCTGAACCGATATGCCGTGCGGGACACTGAGGAAACCTCCCGGCACACTAACCCGGTGACGTTCTACCAGAACGGGCAATCCGTATATACACAAGCGGGGCAATTTGATCCTAAGAATTATCCCTTGAACCTGTCCAACACGCTGATGGGCAAGGCTTATATGGACAGTTCGGACCGGTATGTGGAGCGCCCGTTCAATATGGCCAATAAAAATGCATTCAGCCTCACGGATCAGCAGTCGGTTATGAAGAAACTGCTGTTCCCGGAAGCATTCCCAGCCAGCGAACGGTTTCATTTGAAGGAGGATGATTACCGGCTGATTTATACCTACATGAGCAAGTACCCGACCGAAAGTGACTATCCACATTATGATTCAGGTGAGTTCTGGCCTGTGTACGCGAAGTTCCTTTTCTATGGTGCGGATAAGGCGACAGTGCCGAAGCCTAATGTGCGGATTTTCAACAAGTACGGCGATTCTTACGGCTTTATTATTGACAATGCCTATATCGTTGATTTTGAAAATAAGGTCGAATTTATGCTCTCAGCGGTAGTTCAATCCAATGAAGACGGTGTTTTCAACGATGATAAATATGAGTATAAGGAAGTTTGCTATCCCTTTATGAAGAACCTTGGACAGGTAATTTATCAATTTGAATTGAGCCGAAAAAGGAAATATCTCCCGGATTTGTCTAAATTTATAATGAAATATTAA